In the genome of Bremerella sp. JC817, one region contains:
- a CDS encoding GYF domain-containing protein, which produces MYYIKLGGKISGPYSDQQLLAMLQRKEFSRLHLVSTDRRTWESAGHLVSLLEARCQSVENSSSRSDLVPSVNEKPDWYYAYAGDKQGPFTKREMIQLVSQGTVARDTPVFASHLRSWQDAEQCPEFSGNFHSKLSAKRMAMIGAVSLGCLILVVVIVAGVSSSVGSEEVVGQQPAVDVKPALATDVDVLKVDLDKELPPLPPVADDSGLAIDDASDEEAFYHAVGLVVVALTEVSAGGETIDLFPLSTGSCFAVTSDGYLLTNRHVTDHEAMMRELSADTAKSINALRQRVKAKGSELRFSKYVFFRDRMYDMKVLFMSNRFDLAIGKIERTTPSKYFRLCSAPGVKRSDHIHSLGFPGQASRAHDSAEAAYKAELIRTKHSVAEMLLPREKEFSYYSGQVSRISTDIQQLSSIEHSARISHGNSGGPLIRDDGSVCGINTFMAVDEVTPPVLFSPEISQMRGEIEEHIPGGILWVP; this is translated from the coding sequence ATGTACTACATCAAACTAGGCGGCAAAATCTCGGGCCCCTATTCGGATCAGCAACTATTAGCGATGCTGCAGCGGAAAGAGTTCTCACGCCTGCATCTGGTCTCGACAGACCGAAGGACGTGGGAGTCGGCAGGACACCTCGTTTCGTTGCTCGAGGCTCGTTGTCAGTCCGTCGAAAATTCTTCGTCTCGGAGTGATTTGGTTCCGTCAGTCAACGAAAAGCCTGACTGGTATTATGCCTATGCAGGAGACAAGCAAGGGCCCTTTACCAAACGCGAGATGATCCAGCTGGTAAGTCAGGGGACGGTAGCGCGAGACACCCCGGTGTTCGCTTCCCACCTGAGGTCGTGGCAGGACGCGGAACAATGTCCCGAATTCTCAGGGAACTTTCATTCCAAGTTATCAGCTAAGCGAATGGCGATGATCGGTGCTGTATCGCTGGGGTGTTTGATCCTGGTGGTTGTGATCGTTGCTGGGGTGTCATCTTCCGTAGGATCAGAAGAGGTCGTTGGTCAGCAGCCGGCAGTCGATGTGAAGCCAGCATTGGCCACGGATGTCGACGTTCTAAAAGTCGATCTAGACAAAGAACTTCCCCCATTGCCACCGGTTGCAGACGATTCCGGGCTTGCGATTGACGACGCCAGCGACGAGGAGGCCTTCTATCACGCGGTTGGCCTGGTTGTCGTCGCTCTTACCGAAGTCAGTGCCGGTGGAGAAACGATCGATCTCTTTCCACTTTCGACCGGCTCGTGTTTCGCCGTAACTTCGGATGGATACTTGCTGACAAATCGACATGTCACCGACCACGAAGCCATGATGCGCGAGCTTAGCGCAGATACTGCAAAGTCGATCAACGCTCTGCGACAGAGGGTAAAGGCGAAAGGTTCCGAACTCAGGTTTTCAAAATATGTATTCTTTCGCGATCGGATGTACGACATGAAAGTGCTTTTCATGAGCAACCGGTTCGACCTAGCGATTGGGAAAATCGAACGCACCACGCCCTCTAAATACTTCCGTCTCTGCAGTGCTCCGGGGGTAAAGCGAAGCGATCATATTCACTCCCTTGGGTTTCCAGGTCAGGCTTCCAGGGCACATGATTCCGCTGAAGCAGCGTATAAGGCAGAGCTAATTCGGACAAAGCACTCTGTCGCCGAAATGCTTTTGCCTCGTGAAAAGGAGTTCAGCTACTACAGTGGTCAAGTCAGTCGGATCTCAACTGACATTCAGCAGCTTTCCAGTATCGAACACAGTGCTCGCATTTCACACGGAAACTCGGGCGGGCCTCTGATTCGTGACGATGGCTCAGTATGCGGGATCAACACCTTTATGGCAGTGGACGAGGTAACGCCTCCTGTGCTGTTTTCTCCTGAGATCTCGCAGATGCGTGGCGAGATTGAAGAACACATTCCTGGTGGAATCCTGTGGGTTCCCTGA